The following coding sequences are from one Ooceraea biroi isolate clonal line C1 chromosome 5, Obir_v5.4, whole genome shotgun sequence window:
- the LOC105280925 gene encoding aryl hydrocarbon receptor nuclear translocator homolog isoform X1: MYFIRKSPLSCTMFMYIILYAGNDLSKMPQEPSDSKNDPSGCKYRRLSNGRRSDLQILGYRNTIADSSSCKQFFLTNQELKHLLLEAADGFLFIVSCDNGRIIYVSETAAPILNHTQNYWYGTSIYSQVHPDDIEKVREQLSLANPQHDERVIDLQSGIVKTKMSSSAQKFMASKRSFICRMKVGKMIDTMLKEYGLYRTRQRNSLGPPARDGQDYAVVHCTGNIKNLASIGLGDREPRGLHDMIAGKNSSTDYCLIAIGRLQVTSTPNSDLTSHNRNNEFTSRHSQEGKFTFVDERAREIVGYAPSELLGHTCYEFCHPQDVAHMRQIFDQVLKSGGQSVSVTYRFHARNCDWMLLRTSASAFLNPSDLNVEFISCTNTRAKFSPHLSSDSRAANRQCQATSRTAPAHGQPGLNYPPHPARHFLYSTRPVMQHSATAATAARPITNYPFTTYSTPRYRTHSFLGLSRPFSTQNMYQSYGVARTPMPIAYGSPGQQSAASSVVRMPALQPWAIGKQQCVIEGCRCSESSNEPTYTQRNSAARTAQQYLHPMTIMPNNPGMRDWQRSAVSANQTDRCSTEPQPSYPGQTRPQRQAQEFDKLQMLQDQGSSSEAGHSTIIDCNCDGTQCNWP, from the exons atgtattttataagaaaGTCCCCATTGTCATGCACAATGTTCATGTACATTATTCTATATGCAGGAAACGATCTAAGCAAAATGCCACAGGAGCCTAGTGACAGCAA GAATGATCCGAGTGGTTGTAAATATAGAAGATTGAGCAATGGTAGAAGAAGCGATTTGCAAATACTAG GCTATCGAAATACCATCGCGGACAGCAGTTCTTGCAAGCAGTTCTTCCTCACGAATCAAGAGCTGAAACACTTGCTTCTCGAAGCAGCGGACGGCTTCTTGTTTATTGTGAGCTGCGACAACGGTAGAATCATTTACGTCTCTGAGACTGCCGCACCAATCTTGAACCACACGCAGAATTATTGGTACGGTACCAGCATCTATTCACAAGTTCATCCCGACGATATCGAGAAGGTGCGGGAGCAGCTCAGCCTGGCGAACCCTCAACACGACGAACGTGTAATAGATCTGCAAAGTGGAATAGTAAAGACGAAAATGTCAT CTTCGGCCCAAAAATTTATGGCTTCGAAGAGGAGTTTCATCTGTCGCATGAAGGTGGGCAAGATGATAGACACCATGCTAAAAGAATATGGATTGTATCGTACGAGGCAGAGGAACTCCCTGGGCCCGCCAGCGCGGGACGGTCAGGACTACGCGGTGGTGCACTGCACTGGGAACATCAAGAATTTGGCATCTATCG GTCTGGGTGACAGGGAGCCTAGGGGTCTACACGATATGATTGCGGGCAAAAATAGCTCCACGGATTATTGCCTCATCGCCATCGGGCGATTACAGGTCACCAGCACGCCAAACAGCGATTTAACGAGCCATAATAGAAATAACG AATTTACGTCACGTCACTCGCAAGAAGGTAAATTTACCTTCGTGGACGAAAGAGCCCGCGAGATTGTAGGCTACGCTCCATCGGAGCTTTTGGGTCACACGTGCTATGAATTCTGCCATCCGCAGGATGTGGCACATATGCGACAGATCTTCGATCAAG TATTGAAGTCGGGAGGGCAGAGCGTGTCTGTAACGTACAGATTCCATGCCAGGAACTGCGACTGGATGTTGCTGAGGACGTCGGCATCCGCCTTCCTGAATCCGTCCGACTTGAACGTCGAGTTTATCAGCTGCACGAATACGCGCGCAAA GTTTTCACCTCACCTCAGTAGCGACAGTCGAGCGGCAAACAGGCAATGTCAGGCAACGAGCAGAACAGCACCTGCACATGGACAACCTGGTTTGAATTATCCCCCTCATCCTGCCAGACATTTCTTGTACTCCACGCGTCCTGTGATGCAGCATTCAGCGACCGCAGCTACAGCCGCTAGGCCAATCACCAACTATCCTTTTACGACTTACTCTACACCTAGATATCGAACGCATTCGTTCTTAGGTTTGTCACGACCGTTCAGTACACAGAACATGTACCAGAGCTACGGAGTAGCTAGAACGCCGATGCCGATCGCTTATGGATCACCCGGACAGCAAAGTGCGGCTTCGTCGGTTGTAAGGATGCCAGCTCTGCAGCCGTGGGCGATTGGAAAACAG CAATGTGTGATAGAAGGCTGTCGTTGTAGTGAGTCATCGAACGAGCCGACATACACACAGCGCAATAGCGCAGCTAGGACTGCGCAACAATACCTGCACCCAATGACAATAATGCCTAATAATCCTG GTATGCGCGATTGGCAAAGATCAGCAGTATCAGCCAACCAGACAGATAGATGCTCAACCGAACCACAACCATCATACCCAGGCCAAACTAGACCTCAGAGGCAAGCACAAGAATTCGACAAGTTGCAAATGCTGCAAGACCAGGGTAGCTCGTCAGAAGCGGGACATAGTACAATCATAGACTGCAATTGCGATGGCACACAGTGCAATTGGCCATGA
- the LOC105282321 gene encoding NIF3-like protein 1 isoform X2 — protein sequence MLKRLYNILELSSNNYYLRYRYIKQYRYIEQYKTTGMMSSNKAESPVGMSLKEVVNAIRKFADTSLAASWDNVGLLIEPTQPKIVSCILLTNDLTEDVMDEAIQLKTDLIITYHPLIFAPLKSITTNSWKERIVARCLENKIAVFSPHTSFDSVKGGVNDWLAEAFEIESSKPIQPDGNNVTYGMGRLCTLKNRISIDEAVNLVKQRTNLKHVRLARARGTDGYINTVALCAGSGVSVVKETSADLYLTGEMLHHDVLDAVHRGTHVILTNHSDSERGFLNTFASILNSNLQNSAKVYVSKADKDPLQTV from the exons ATGTTGAAGcgcttatataatatcttgGAGTTATCCAGCAATAACTATTACTTGCGCTACAGATACATAAAACAGTACAGATATATCGAACAATATAAAACAACAGGCATGATGAGTAGTAACAAAGCGGAAAGTCCAGTCGGCATGTCTTTAAAGGAAGTCGTAAACGCCATACGCAAATTTGCGGACACTTCGCTCGCAGCTTCATGGGACAACGTTGGATTACTGATTGAACCAACGCAACCGAAAATTGTGTCCTGTATTTTATTGACAAATGATCTAACCGAAGATGTTATGGATGAAGCCATTCAACTGAAaactgatttaattattacgtatcATCCGCTAATTTTTGCGCCATTGAAATCTATTACAACAAACTCTTGGAAG GAGCGAATAGTAGCACGATGCCTGGAGAACAAGATTGCAGTCTTCTCACCGCACACTAGCTTTGATTCCGTGAAGGGTGGTGTGAACGATTGGTTAGCGGAAGCCTTTG AGATTGAGAGCAGCAAGCCGATTCAACCAGACGGGAACAATGTGACTTACGGAATGGGAAGACTGTGCACTCTAAAGAACCGAATATCTATCGATGAAGCGGTAAATTTAGTGAAGCAACGAACGAATCTGAAACACGTGAGATTAGCACGTGCACGTGGTACGG ACGGTTATATCAATACCGTTGCGCTTTGTGCCGGATCGGGTGTGTCAGTAGTGAAAGAAACATCCGCAGACTTGTATCTTACGGGAGAAATGTTGCACCATGATGTATTGGATGCAGTACATCGCGGGACTCATGTTATACTAACGAATCATTCTGATTCCGAGCGTGGTTTCTTGAATACATTCGCTTCGATATTAAATAGTAACTTGCAAAATTCTGCCAAAGTGTACGTATCGAAAGCTGATAAGGATCCGTTACAAACTGTgtga
- the LOC105282321 gene encoding probable cytosolic iron-sulfur protein assembly protein Ciao1 isoform X1 produces MGTLELKQKLSGHRGRVWSVCWHPKGANLASCGEDKTIIIWGSEGLKWVTKMILTEGHSRTIRELAWSPCGNYIASASFDATTAIWDKKSGQFECNATLEGHENEVKSVNWSISGQLLATCSRDKSVWVWEVNDDEYECAAVINAHTQDVKKVRWHPHEEILASASYDNTVKLFKEDLADSDWSCVATLSSHTSTVWSLSWDKTGNQIASCSDDKTVKIWREYKPGNETGVATPNNEPVWKCICTLSGYHTRTIYDIDWCKSTGLLVTACGDDIIRVFKEDDDCDPHQPSFTMVCSMDSAHTQDVNCVQWNPVVPGQLASSSDDSFVKIWSYNE; encoded by the exons ATGGGTACATTGGAACTAAAGCAAAAGCTATCTGGGCACAGGGGCAGAGTGTGGAGTGTTTGCTGGCATCCTAAGGGTGCTAATCTAGCATCCTGCGGCGAggataaaacaattataatatggGGATCAGAGGGACTTAAATGGGTCACAAAAATGATTCTTACGGAAGGGCATTCTAGGACCATTAGAGAATTAGCTTGGTCTCCCTGTGGTAACTATATTGCATCAGCAAGTTTCGATGCGACTACCGCAATATGGGATAAAAAGTCAGGACAATTTGAATGCAATGCAACATTGGAGGGGCATGAGAATGAGGTGAAAAGTGTTAACTGGTCAATCTCGGGTCAGCTACTGGCCACGTGTAGCCGAGACAAATCTGTGTGGGTATGGGAAGTGAATGACGACGAATACGAGTGCGCTGCAGTTATTAACGCCCATACTCAAGATGTAAAAAAG GTGAGGTGGCATCCGCATGAAGAGATTTTGGCATCTGCCAGTTACGACAATACAGTAAAGCTGTTTAAAGAAGATCTAGCCGATAGTGATTGGTCGTGCGTGGCAACTTTATCATCTCACACATCTACGGTATGGAGTCTCTCTTGGGACAAAACTGGTAATCAGATTGCAAGCTGCAGCGACGATAAAACCGTAAAAATTTGGCGGGAATACAAGCCCGGTAACGAAACGGGCGTTGCTACGCCAAACAACGAGCCTGTCTGGAAATGCATATGTACACTCTCGGGTTACCACACGAGAACTATTTACGACATTGATTGGTGCAAAAGTACGGGCTTGTTGGTGACCGCATGCGGCGACGATATCATCAGGGTGTTTAAGGAAGACGATGACTGCGATCCTCATCAACCGAGTTTTACAATGGTCTGCTCGATGGACAGCGCGCATACTCAGGATGTTAACTGTGTTCAGTGGAATCCTGTTGTTCCTGGACAACTCGCGTCATCAAGTGACGATAGTTTTGTGAAGATATGGTCATataacgaataa
- the LOC105282320 gene encoding hemicentin-2 has translation MRCLILTLGLLVSVQGPIHCTADRRVYEDRASEPLDRGPYFDISASRNVTALVGKTATLNCRVRNLGDRTVSWVRHRDIHLLTVGVETYTSDQRFVASHFPHTEDWTLQVKYPQRRDSGTYECQVSTTPPIGHSMHLSVVEPVTMIVGEPEMYINKESTMNLTCVVRHSPEPPMTIYWTHDHEVINYDSPRGGVSVITEKGEVTTSYLLIQRAQPADSGQYTCHPSNANTKTVLVHVLNGEHPAAMQHGGQLRLANLPFVMISTTLLTFLNHPY, from the exons ATGAGGTGTCTAATCTTGACCCTCGGTCTGCTGGTTTCGG TGCAAGGACCTATCCATTGTACGGCCGATCGTAGGGTATATGAGGATCGCGCATCGGAGCCGCTCGATCGAGGGCCGTATTTCGACATCTCAGCCTCTCGCAATGTGACAGCTCTCGTTGGAAAAACGGCGACACTGAACTGTCGAGTACGAAATTTGGGCGATCGAACG GTTTCATGGGTGAGGCACAGGGATATCCATCTTCTCACCGTGGGCGTCGAGACGTACACGTCGGACCAGAGATTCGTCGCGTCGCATTTTCCCCACACGGAGGACTGGACGCTACAAGTGAAATATCCTCAACGACGAGATTCCGGCACATACGAGTGTCAAGTGTCCACAACGCCGCCCATAGGTCATTCCATGCACCTCTCCGTGGTCG AGCCTGTCACTATGATCGTTGGAGAGCCAGAAATGTACATAAACAAGGAAAGCACTATGAACTTGACCTGTGTTGTGCGGCATAGTCCTGAACCCCCTATGACCATTTACTGGACTCACGATCACGAG GTGATCAATTATGACAGCCCAAGAGGTGGGGTATCGGTTATCACAGAGAAAGGCGAAGTAACGACGTCATACCTTTTAATTCAACGTGCTCAACCGGCGGATAGCGGACAATACACCTGCCATCCCAGTAACGCTAACACAAAGACAGTCCTAGTTCATGTACTTAATG GGGAACATCCAGCTGCGATGCAGCATGGCGGGCAGCTAAGATTAGCCAATCTACCTTTTGTAATGATCTCAACGACGCTGTTGACCTTCCTGAATCATCCTTATTAA
- the LOC105280925 gene encoding aryl hydrocarbon receptor nuclear translocator homolog isoform X2 → MPQEPSDSKNDPSGCKYRRLSNGRRSDLQILGYRNTIADSSSCKQFFLTNQELKHLLLEAADGFLFIVSCDNGRIIYVSETAAPILNHTQNYWYGTSIYSQVHPDDIEKVREQLSLANPQHDERVIDLQSGIVKTKMSSSAQKFMASKRSFICRMKVGKMIDTMLKEYGLYRTRQRNSLGPPARDGQDYAVVHCTGNIKNLASIGLGDREPRGLHDMIAGKNSSTDYCLIAIGRLQVTSTPNSDLTSHNRNNEFTSRHSQEGKFTFVDERAREIVGYAPSELLGHTCYEFCHPQDVAHMRQIFDQVLKSGGQSVSVTYRFHARNCDWMLLRTSASAFLNPSDLNVEFISCTNTRAKFSPHLSSDSRAANRQCQATSRTAPAHGQPGLNYPPHPARHFLYSTRPVMQHSATAATAARPITNYPFTTYSTPRYRTHSFLGLSRPFSTQNMYQSYGVARTPMPIAYGSPGQQSAASSVVRMPALQPWAIGKQQCVIEGCRCSESSNEPTYTQRNSAARTAQQYLHPMTIMPNNPGMRDWQRSAVSANQTDRCSTEPQPSYPGQTRPQRQAQEFDKLQMLQDQGSSSEAGHSTIIDCNCDGTQCNWP, encoded by the exons ATGCCACAGGAGCCTAGTGACAGCAA GAATGATCCGAGTGGTTGTAAATATAGAAGATTGAGCAATGGTAGAAGAAGCGATTTGCAAATACTAG GCTATCGAAATACCATCGCGGACAGCAGTTCTTGCAAGCAGTTCTTCCTCACGAATCAAGAGCTGAAACACTTGCTTCTCGAAGCAGCGGACGGCTTCTTGTTTATTGTGAGCTGCGACAACGGTAGAATCATTTACGTCTCTGAGACTGCCGCACCAATCTTGAACCACACGCAGAATTATTGGTACGGTACCAGCATCTATTCACAAGTTCATCCCGACGATATCGAGAAGGTGCGGGAGCAGCTCAGCCTGGCGAACCCTCAACACGACGAACGTGTAATAGATCTGCAAAGTGGAATAGTAAAGACGAAAATGTCAT CTTCGGCCCAAAAATTTATGGCTTCGAAGAGGAGTTTCATCTGTCGCATGAAGGTGGGCAAGATGATAGACACCATGCTAAAAGAATATGGATTGTATCGTACGAGGCAGAGGAACTCCCTGGGCCCGCCAGCGCGGGACGGTCAGGACTACGCGGTGGTGCACTGCACTGGGAACATCAAGAATTTGGCATCTATCG GTCTGGGTGACAGGGAGCCTAGGGGTCTACACGATATGATTGCGGGCAAAAATAGCTCCACGGATTATTGCCTCATCGCCATCGGGCGATTACAGGTCACCAGCACGCCAAACAGCGATTTAACGAGCCATAATAGAAATAACG AATTTACGTCACGTCACTCGCAAGAAGGTAAATTTACCTTCGTGGACGAAAGAGCCCGCGAGATTGTAGGCTACGCTCCATCGGAGCTTTTGGGTCACACGTGCTATGAATTCTGCCATCCGCAGGATGTGGCACATATGCGACAGATCTTCGATCAAG TATTGAAGTCGGGAGGGCAGAGCGTGTCTGTAACGTACAGATTCCATGCCAGGAACTGCGACTGGATGTTGCTGAGGACGTCGGCATCCGCCTTCCTGAATCCGTCCGACTTGAACGTCGAGTTTATCAGCTGCACGAATACGCGCGCAAA GTTTTCACCTCACCTCAGTAGCGACAGTCGAGCGGCAAACAGGCAATGTCAGGCAACGAGCAGAACAGCACCTGCACATGGACAACCTGGTTTGAATTATCCCCCTCATCCTGCCAGACATTTCTTGTACTCCACGCGTCCTGTGATGCAGCATTCAGCGACCGCAGCTACAGCCGCTAGGCCAATCACCAACTATCCTTTTACGACTTACTCTACACCTAGATATCGAACGCATTCGTTCTTAGGTTTGTCACGACCGTTCAGTACACAGAACATGTACCAGAGCTACGGAGTAGCTAGAACGCCGATGCCGATCGCTTATGGATCACCCGGACAGCAAAGTGCGGCTTCGTCGGTTGTAAGGATGCCAGCTCTGCAGCCGTGGGCGATTGGAAAACAG CAATGTGTGATAGAAGGCTGTCGTTGTAGTGAGTCATCGAACGAGCCGACATACACACAGCGCAATAGCGCAGCTAGGACTGCGCAACAATACCTGCACCCAATGACAATAATGCCTAATAATCCTG GTATGCGCGATTGGCAAAGATCAGCAGTATCAGCCAACCAGACAGATAGATGCTCAACCGAACCACAACCATCATACCCAGGCCAAACTAGACCTCAGAGGCAAGCACAAGAATTCGACAAGTTGCAAATGCTGCAAGACCAGGGTAGCTCGTCAGAAGCGGGACATAGTACAATCATAGACTGCAATTGCGATGGCACACAGTGCAATTGGCCATGA